A single region of the Salvia splendens isolate huo1 chromosome 18, SspV2, whole genome shotgun sequence genome encodes:
- the LOC121777010 gene encoding 40S ribosomal protein S15a-like has product MVRVSVLNDALKSMYNAEKRGKRQVMIRPSSKVIVKFLLVMQKHGYIGEFEFVDDHRSGKIVVELNGRLNKCGVISPRFDVGVKEIEPWTARLLPSRQFGYIVLTTSAGIMDHEEARRKNVGGKVLGFFY; this is encoded by the exons ATGGTGAGAGTCAGTGTCTTGAATGATGCCTTGAAGAGCATGTATAATGCTGAGAAAAGGGGGAAACGGCAGGTCATGATCAGGCCTTCGTCGAAAGTGATTGTCAAGTTTCTTCTGGTTATGCAGAAGCACG GATACATTGGTGAGTTTGAATTTGTCGATGACCACAGATCTGGCAAAATCGTTGTTGAGCTGAATGGAAGGCTCAACAAGTGCGGTGTCATCAGTCCCCGTTTTGATGTTGGCGTCAAGGAAATTGAGCCCTGGACTGCTAGACTTCTTCCATCTAGACAG TTTGGTTACATCGTGCTGACGACATCTGCTGGAATCATGGATCACGAAGAGGCCCGCAGGAAGAACGTTGGAGGAAAGGTTCTTGGGTTCTTTTACTAG
- the LOC121777332 gene encoding histone-lysine N-methyltransferase family member SUVH9-like has product MDYNSLLPFPDLNHLPSTSSTSPTPLIVPKIEPKLEPLDETLPSPLPPAAPPALDLFSEYNRLCGLFQSTIPGGIQPNGAVSALPNSHPDSLALVPVPDPNPNLSDVVVLSPPGSGRKLPNRSAEMVRITDLKAEDELYFRDTVRKTRMLFESLRIFAIVEDEKRRDTLGANRRTRGDLKAAAIMRERGLWINRDKRIVGSMPGVLVGDAFFFRMELCVIGLHGQAQAGIDYVPSSQSSNGEPIATSIIVSGGYEDDEDSGDVIVYTGHGGQDNHGRQVMHQKLECGNLALERSMHYGVEVRVIRGFKYEGSANGKVYVYDGLYKIVDTWFDVGKSGFGVFKFKLIRIENQVEMGSSIFKFAVSLRTQPLGARPRGYISLDLSNKKENFPVFFFNDVDMDHSPMYCDYLVTTVFPPYVYNVGRGNGCNCAGGCLDDCLCAMKNGGEFAYDLQGILVRGKPLIFECGPHCSCPPTCRNRVTQKGVRNRFEVFRSKETGWGVRSLDLIPAGSFICEFAGVVLTREQAQIFTMNGDRLVYPSRFTGNWKQWGNLSEVFSDYACPESPSVPPLDFAMDVSRMRNIACYLSHSTSSNVMVQFVLYDHNNLSFPHVMLFAMENIPPLRELSLDYGVADESNMGKLAICN; this is encoded by the coding sequence ATGGATTATAATTCGCTGCTCCCGTTCCCGGATTTGAACCACCTTccctccacctcctccacctcccCCACCCCTCTCATCGTCCCCAAAATCGAACCTAAGCTCGAGCCTCTAGACGAAACCCTACCGTCTCCGCTGCCGCCGGCGGCGCCACCCGCTCTCGACCTCTTCTCGGAATACAATCGTCTCTGCGGCTTATTCCAGTCCACAATTCCCGGGGGAATTCAGCCAAACGGCGCCGTTTCAGCTCTTCCGAATTCGCACCCCGATTCACTGGCGCTTGTACCCGTACCCGACCCGAATCCGAACCTCTCCGACGTCGTCGTTCTGTCGCCACCTGGAAGCGGGCGGAAGCTGCCGAACCGCTCCGCCGAGATGGTGCGGATCACGGATCTCAAGGCGGAGGACGAGCTCTACTTCCGCGACACGGTGAGGAAGACGCGGATGCTCTTCGAGTCGCTTCGCATCTTCGCAATCGTGGAGGACGAGAAGCGGCGGGACACTCTTGGCGCGAACCGCCGCACCAGGGGGGATTTGAAGGCGGCGGCGATAATGAGGGAGCGGGGGCTGTGGATCAACCGTGACAAGAGGATCGTGGGGAGTATGCCGGGGGTTTTGGTAGGGGATGCGTTCTTTTTCAGGATGGAATTGTGTGTGATTGGATTGCACGGGCAGGCGCAGGCCGGGATTGATTACGTTCCGTCCAGCCAGAGCTCGAATGGGGAGCCGATTGCGACGAGCATTATTGTTTCAGGTGGATATGAAGATGATGAGGATTCAGGGGATGTGATAGTGTACACTGGACATGGAGGGCAGGACAACCATGGAAGGCAGGTGATGCACCAGAAGCTTGAATGTGGGAATTTGGCTTTGGAGAGGAGCATGCATTATGGGGTCGAGGTGAGGGTGATTCGCGGCTTTAAATATGAAGGTAGTGCTAATGGTAAGGTTTATGTGTATGATGGATTGTATAAGATTGTTGATACTTGGTTCGATGTCGGGAAGTCGGGGTTTGGGGTTTTCAAGTTCAAGCTTATTAGGATAGAGAATCAGGTGGAGATGGGGAGTAGTATCTTTAAGTTTGCTGTGAGTTTGAGGACGCAGCCGTTGGGTGCCCGGCCTAGAGGCTATATCTCGCTTGATTTGTCGAACAAGAAGGAGAACTTTCCGGTTTTTTTCTTCAATGATGTTGATATGGATCATAGTCCGATGTATTGCGACTATCTTGTTACTACTGTTTTTCCACCATATGTGTATAATGTTGGAAGGGGTAATGGTTGTAATTGTGCGGGGGGGTGTCTGGATGATTGCTTATGTGCTATGAAAAACGGGGGTGAATTTGCGTATGATTTGCAGGGGATTTTGGTAAGGGGGAAGCCTTTGATATTTGAGTGTGGGCCACATTGTAGTTGCCCTCCCACTTGTCGTAATCGTGTGACGCAGAAGGGGGTTAGGAATAGATTTGAAGTGTTTAGGTCGAAGGAGACTGGTTGGGGAGTGAGGTCACTGGACTTGATCCCGGCTGGTTCTTTTATTTGTGAGTTTGCGGGAGTTGTTCTCACTCGAGAGCAAGCACAGATATTCACAATGAATGGTGATAGGTTGGTTTACCCTAGCCGTTTTACCGGAAACTGGAAACAATGGGGAAATTTGTCAGAAGTATTCTCCGATTATGCTTGCCCAGAATCTCCATCAGTCCCTCCTCTGGATTTTGCCATGGATGTTTCTAGAATGAGGAACATTGCATGCTATTTGAGCCATAGTACAAGTTCGAACGTCATGGTGCAGTTTGTATTGTATGATCATAATAACTTATCTTTCCCGCATGTCATGCTATTTGCTATGGAGAATATACCTCCCCTTAGAGAGCTGTCTCTTGATTATGGTGTAGCTGATGAATCAAATATGGGAAAACTTGCAATCTGCAACTAA
- the LOC121775747 gene encoding putative pentatricopeptide repeat-containing protein At1g12700, mitochondrial, which translates to MAACARALIPRLTLVKPGKTAQIPLPYPDFSHINDVYDAVSLYREMMSVSPHPSHTVFNKLLSVTVKMKHYLIALSMFDETRQSSVVINNYTFNIAVNCYCHLKRVDLGFAMLGSLLKLGHEPNVATFTTLLKGLFRDGNSVEAEILFRKVLACELCEVNDVMVATLIKGLSEGGNAGAACYHLEVLAKTGYKASVHAYKTVLDALCKGGMVDDAMQLWPKMVERGVLPDAATYTSMIYNLCVAGRWEDMRKLICDMRDAKMRLNAAAFNIFINILCKKGMVKEAEDMVGIMLEQRVSPDAYTYTTLIDGYCSQGEMDRAKDLLDYLADRGIEPNMIAYSSLIDGYCKKRRVNEAWAVFLEVSRRGLRHTTSTYNAMIHGLLSVGKCADAWRLFNDMQAQNVHPDVITCNILLDGLRKARQMDYALSLVHSMEERGVNPDMITYNILISGLCREGKLDLARDVFYLLPSKGLRPDVMTYTAVIGLLCGRGLTREAIWLLKEMERCGCPPDGVTYYVVIEELLKRNDLQKAIPVFEEMSRRGFSVNSSMASKLLCEVQKQRKYSVLGEMIKRVVPEKMRTSFYVSR; encoded by the coding sequence ATGGCGGCTTGTGCGAGAGCTCTGATTCCTCGCCTAACTCTGGTCAAACCGGGTAAAACTGCTCAAATCCCTCTCCCTTACCCAGATTTCAGCCACATAAATGACGTATATGATGCGGTTTCATTGTACCGTGAAATGATGAGCGTTAGTCCACACCCCTCCCATACTGTATTCAACAAATTGTTGTCTGTTACCGTCAAGATGAAACATTACTTGATTGCCCTCTCCATGTTCGATGAAACGCGTCAATCGAGCGTGGTGATAAATAACTACACGTTCAATATCGCAGTCAATTGCTATTGCCATCTCAAACGGGTTGATCTAGGTTTCGCTATGTTGGGCAGCTTATTGAAGCTAGGGCATGAGCCAAATGTGGCGACTTTTACCACTCTCTTGAAAGGGCTTTTTAGAGATGGTAATTCAGTTGAAGCAGAGATTTTGTTTAGAAAGGTGTTAGCTTGTGAACTTTGTGAGGTTAATGATGTTATGGTTGCGACTCTGATTAAAGGGCTTAGCGAAGGGGGGAACGCTGGTGCAGCGTGTTATCATCTTGAGGTGTTGGCGAAGACGGGCTACAAGGCTAGTGTCCATGCTTATAAAACTGTGCTTGATGCTTTGTGCAAGGGTGGGATGGTTGATGATGCGATGCAGCTATGGCCGAAAATGGTCGAGAGGGGCGTTTTACCCGATGCTGCCACGTATACTTCGATGATCTATAACTTGTGCGTTGCTGGGAGGTGGGAAGACATGAGGAAATTGATTTGCGATATGCGCGATGCTAAAATGCGTTTGAATGCGGCCGCTTTTAATATATTCATCAACATTCTTTGCAAGAAGGGGATGGTGAAGGAGGCGGAGGATATGGTGGGAATTATGTTGGAGCAGAGGGTTTCTCCGGATGCTTACACTTACACTACGTTGATAGATGGCTATTGTTCGCAAGGGGAAATGGATCGAGCGAAAGACTTGCTTGATTACCTAGCGGATAGAGGTATTGAGCCCAATATGATCGCGTATAGCAGCTTGATTGATGGATATTGCAAGAAACGAAGAGTAAATGAAGCTTGGGCCGTCTTTCTTGAAGTTTCCCGTAGAGGCTTACGCCACACAACTAGTACCTATAACGCCATGATACATGGATTGCTTAGTGTAGGCAAATGTGCCGATGCCTGGAGACTTTTCAATGATATGCAAGCTCAAAATGTGCATCCTGATGTGATTACGTGTAATATCTTGTTGGATGGCCTGCGCAAGGCTCGTCAAATGGATTATGCGTTGTCACTAGTGCACTCAATGGAAGAGCGAGGAGTTAATCCAGATATGATCACGTATAATATCCTTATCAGTGGATTGTGTAGAGAAGGAAAACTGGACCTCGCTAGAGATGTTTTCTACCTACTTCCTTCTAAAGGTTTAAGACCTGATGTTATGACATATACTGCTGTTATTGGCTTGCTATGTGGAAGAGGTCTGACGAGGGAGGCAATATGGTTGCTTAAAGAAATGGAGAGATGTGGCTGCCCGCCTGATGGCGTGACATATTATGTTGTGATCGAAGAGTTGCTGAAAAGAAATGATCTTCAGAAGGCAATTCCAGTCTTCGAGGAAATGAGCCGAAGGGGTTTCTCAGTCAATTCATCTATGGCTTCAAAGCTTCTTTGTGAAGTGCAAAAACAACGGAAATACAGTGTACTTGGGGAGATGATTAAGAGAGTTGTGCCGGAGAAAATGCGAACTTCATTTTATGTTAGCAGATAG